The following are encoded together in the Bos taurus isolate L1 Dominette 01449 registration number 42190680 breed Hereford chromosome 10, ARS-UCD2.0, whole genome shotgun sequence genome:
- the PNMA1 gene encoding paraneoplastic antigen Ma1 homolog, which produces MAMTLLEDWCRGMDVNSQRALLVWGIPVNCDEAEIEETLQAAMPQVHYRVLGRMFWREENAKAALLELTGTVDYAAIPREMPGKGGVWKVVFKPPTSDAEFLERLHLFLAREGWTVQDVARVLGFENSSPAPGPDMPAEMLNYILDNVIKPLIESIWYKKLTLFSGRDIPGPGEETFEPWLEHANEVIEEWQVSDIEKRRRLMESLRGPAADVIRILKTNNPDITTAECLKALEQVFGSVESSRDVQVRFLNTYQNPGEKLSAYVIRLEPLLQKVVEKGAIDKENVNQARLEQVIAGANHSGAIRRQLWLTGAAEGPAPNLFQLLVQIREEEAKEEEAAAEAALLQLGLEGHF; this is translated from the coding sequence ATGGCGATGACACTGTTGGAAGACTGGTGTAGAGGGATGGATGTGAATTCCCAGAGAGCCCTGCTGGTCTGGGGGATCCCGGTGAACTGCGATGAGGCTGAAATCGAAGAGACCCTCCAGGCTGCGATGCCCCAGGTGCACTATCGAGTGCTTGGGAGAATGTTCTGGAGGGAAGAGAATGCCAAAGCAGCCTTGTTAGAGCTCACTGGCACTGTGGATTACGCTGCCATCCCCAGGGAGATGCCGGGTAAAGGAGGGGTCTGGAAAGTAGTCTTTAAGCCTCCGACTTCCGACGCTGAATTTCTAGAAAGGTTGCATCTCTTCCTAGCCCGAGAGGGATGGACTGTGCAAGATGTTGCCCGTGTCCTTGGGTTTGAGAACTCCTCTCCAGCCCCAGGCCCAGATATGCCAGCAGAGATGCTAAACTATATTTTGGATAATGTTATTAAGCCTCTTATAGAGTCCATATGGTACAAGAAGCTGACGTTGTTCTCGGGGAGGGACATCCCGGGGCCTGGGGAGGAGACATTTGAGCCCTGGCTGGAACACGCTAATGAGGTCATTGAGGAGTGGCAGGTGTCTGATATAGAAAAGAGGCGGCGGTTGATGGAGAGTCTTCGAGGCCCTGCCGCTGATGTCATCCGCATCCTCAAGACCAACAACCCAGATATTACCACCGCCGAATGCCTGAAGGCACTTGAGCAGGTGTTTGGAAGCGTGGAGAGCTCCAGGGATGTGCAGGTCAGATTTCTGAACACTTACCAGAACCCGGGAGAAAAATTATCTGCTTATGTCATTCGTCTGGAGCCCCTGCTGCAGAAGGTGGTGGAGAAGGGAGCCATAGATAAAGAGAACGTGAACCAAGCCCGCCTGGAACAAGTCATTGCGGGGGCCAACCACAGCGGGGCCATCCGAAGGCAGCTATGGCTGACCGGGGCTGCGGAAGGGCCGGCCCCTAACCTCTTCCAGTTGCTTGTGCAGATCCGTGAGGAGGAGGCCAAGGAAGAGGAGGCGGCAGCTGAAGCCGCCCTCTTGCAGTTAGGCCTGGAGGGGCACTTCTGA
- the MIDEAS gene encoding mitotic deacetylase-associated SANT domain protein isoform X1, whose protein sequence is MNLQAQPKAQNKRKRCLFGDQEPAPKEQPQPLQAPQQPPAPPQSRVKEEPYFAHEGSAGAAPHSQPVELPSSNSLALLNSVVYGSERTMLSQQVGSVKWPNSVMAPGRGPERGGGGGVSDSGWQQQPGQPPPNSTWNRHSLPLYSGPKGSSHPGMGVATYYNHPEPLKLEKVGGPQLDRYGNAVRPMVPPKVQLEVGRSQAPLNSFHMAKKPPNQTLPLESFRQAFGHQVNRQVFRQGPPPPNPVTAFPPQKQQQQQQQQQAALPQIQLLENFYSMQQPPPSQQPQDFGLQPAGPLGQSHLAHHSMAPYHFPPNPDMNPELRKALLQESAPQPVLPQAQIAFPRRSRRLSKEGVLPSTALDGAGTQPGQEPASNLFLHHWVPQQPPPGPLGQPHPEALGFTLELRESQFLSDGERLAPNGRERETPAMGGEEGMRAVGTGDCGQVLRGGVIQSTRRRRRASQEANLLTLAQKAVELASLQNTKDASGSEEKRKSVLASTTKCGVEFSEPALAKRAREDSGMVPLIIPVSVPVRAVDPTEAAQAGGVDEDGKGPEQHPAEHKPSVIVTRRRSTRIPGTDAPAQPEDMNVKLEGEPSVRKPKQRPRPEPLIIPTKAGTFIAPPVYSNITPYQSHLRSPVRLADHPSERSFELPPYTPPPILSPVREGSGLYFNAIMSTSSIPAPPPITPKSAHRTLLRSNSAEVTPPVLSVMGEATPVSIEPRINVGSRFQAEIPSMRDRALAAADPHKADLVWQPWEVLESSREKQRQVEDLLTAACSSIFPGAGTNQELALHCLHESRGDILETLNKLLLKKPLRPHNHPLATYHYTGSDQWKMAERKLFNKGIAIYKKDFFLVQKLIQTKTVAQCVEFYYTYKKQVKIGRNGTLTFGDVDTSDEKSAQEEVEVDIKTSQKFPRVPPPRRESPNEERLEPKKEEKETRKEGEEEMPETQDKGEQEEGRERSRRAAAVKATQTLQANESANDILILRSHESNAPGSAGGQASEKPREGPGKSRRALPFSEKKKKTETFNKTQNQENTFPCKKCGRVFFKVKSRSAHMKSHAEQEKKAAALRQKEKEAAAAAATAAASPHQPALREESGAGERG, encoded by the exons ATGAACCTCCAGGCCCAGCCCAAGGCTCAGAACAAGCGGAAGCGTTGCCTCTTTGGGGACCAAGAACCAGCTCCCAAGGAGCAGCCTCAGCCCCTGCAAGCCCCCCAGCAGCCCCCGGCCCCTCCACAGTCCAGAGTGAAAGAGGAGCCTTACTTTGCCCACGAGGGTTCAGCAGGGGCTGCTCCCCACTCCCAGCCGGTGGAACTGCCCTCTTCCAACAGCCTGGCCCTACTCAACTCTGTGGTGTACGGGTCTGAGCGGACCATGCTGTCCCAGCAGGTGGGCTCGGTCAAGTGGCCCAACTCTGTGATGGCTCCAGGGCGGGGCCCGgagcggggagggggtgggggtgtcagCGACAGCGGctggcagcagcagccaggccAGCCTCCACCCAACTCGACGTGGAACCGCCACAGCCTGCCCCTCTACAGCGGACCCAAGGGGAGCTCTCATCCTGGCATGGGGGTCGCTACCTACTACAACCACCCGGAGCCTCTGAAGCTAGAGAAGGTGGGGGGGCCGCAACTGGACCGCTACGGAAACGCTGTGCGGCCCATGGTGCCGCCCAAGGTGCAGCTGGAGGTGGGGCGGTCCCAGGCGCCCCTTAACTCTTTCCACATGGCCAAGAAGCCCCCAAACCAGACGCTGCCTCTGGAGTCCTTCCGGCAGGCGTTCGGCCACCAGGTGAACCGGCAGGTCTTCCGGCAGGGCCCGCCGCCCCCTAACCCCGTCACGGCCTTCCCGccccagaagcagcagcagcagcagcagcagcagcaggcggcCCTGCCCCAGATACAGCTCTTGGAGAACTTTTACTCCATGCAGCAGCCACCACCCTCTCAGCAGCCCCAGGACTTTGGCCTGCAGCCGGCCGGGCCACTGGGGCAGTCCCACCTGGCCCACCACAGCATGGCACCCTACCATTTCCCCCCCAACCCTGACATGAACCCGGAACTGCGCAAGGCCCTCCTGCAGGAGTCAGCCCCGCAGCCTGTGCTACCTCAGGCCCAGATCGCCTTCCCCCGCCGTTCCCGCCGCCTCTCTAAGGAGGGCGTCTTGCCTTCCACCGCCCTGGATGGGGCCGGCACCCAGCCCGGGCAGGAGCCCGCCAGCAACCTGTTCCTACATCACTGGGTCCCGCAGCAGCCGCCACCCGGCCCACTGGGGCAGCCCCATCCTGAAGCTCTGGGGTTCACGCTGGAGCTGAGGGAGTCGCAGTTCCTGTCTGACGGGGAGAGACTGGCACCCAATGGTCGGGAGCGGGAGACTCCCGCCATGGGTGGTGAGGAGGGCATGCGGGCGGTGGGCACAGGGGACTGTGGGCAGGTGCTACGGGGTGGGGTGATCCAGAGCACCCGACGGCGGCGCCGGGCATCCCAGGAGGCCAATTTGCTGACCCTGGCCCAGAAGGCAGTGGAGCTGGCCTCGCTGCAGAACACAAAG GATGCCAGTGGCTctgaggagaagagaaaaagtgtGTTGGCTTCAACTACCAAGTGTGGGGTGGAGTTTTCTGAGCCTGCCTTAGCCAAGCGAGCACGAGAGGACAGCGGGATGGTACCCCTCATCATCCCAGTGTCTGTGCCTGTGCGGGCAGTGGACCCAACTGAGGCAGCTCAAGCTGGAGGTGTTGATGAGGATGGAAAGGGTCCCGAGCAGCACCCTGCTGAACACAAGCCGTCAGTCATTGTCACCCGCCGGCGGTCCACCCGTATCCCTGGGACTGATGCCCCAGCTCAG cctgaGGACATGAACGTTAAGTTGGAGGGGGAGCCTTCAGTGCGGAAACCAAAGCAGCGGCCGAGACCTGAGCCCCTGATCATCCCCACCAAGGCGGGCACTTTCATCGCCCCTCCCGTCTACTCCAACATCACTCCCTACCAGAGCCACCTGCGCTCCCCCGTCCGCCTCGCCGACCACCCGTCCGAGCGGAGCTTTGAGCTGCCCCCCTACACACCACCCCCCATCCTCAGCCCCGTGCGGGAAGGCTCCGGACTCTATTTCAATGCCATCATGTCGACCAGCAGcatcccagcccctcctcccatcACGCCAAAGAGTGCCCATCGCACCCTGCTCCGGTCTA ATAGCGCCGAAGTCACCCCGCCTGTGCTCTCTGTGATGGGGGAGGCCACCCCAGTGAGCATCGAGCC ACGGATCAATGTGGGCTCCCGGTTCCAAGCGGAAATCCCCTCGATGAGGGACCGTGCCCTGGCTGCTGCAGACCCCCACAAGGCTGACTTGGTGTGGCAGCCATGGGAGGTCCTGGAGAGCAGCCGGGAGAAGCAGAGGCAAG tggAAGACCTGCTGACAGCTGCCTGCTCCAGCATTTTCCCTGGAGCCGGCACCAACCAGGAGCTGGCCCTGCACTGTCTGCACGAGTCCAGGGGAGACATCCTG GAAACGCTGAATAAGCTGCTACTGAAGAAGCCCCTGCGTCCCCATAACCACCCGCTGGCAACTTATCACTACACAG GCTCCGACCAGTGGAAGATGGCTGAGAGGAAGCTATTCAACAAGGGCATTGCCATCTACAAGAAGGACTTCTTTCTGGTGCAGAAACTG ATCCAGACCAAGACCGTGGCCCAGTGCGTGGAGTTCTACTACACCTACAAGAAGCAGGTGAAGATCGGCCGCAATGGGACGCTAACCTTTGGGGATGTGGATACGAGTGATGAAAAGTCGGCCCAGGAAGAGGTTGAAGTGGATATTAAG ACTTCCCAGAAGTTCCCAAGGGTGCCTCCTCCCAGAAGAGAGTCCCCAAATGAAGAGAGGCTAGAgcccaagaaggaagaaaaagagaccagaaaggagggggaggaggagatgccagagacccaggacaAGGGGGAGCAGGAAGAGGGGCGAGAGCGAAGCCGGCGGGCAGCGGCTGTCAAAGCCACACAGACACTACAGGCCAATGAGTCG GCCAATGACATCCTCATCCTCCGAAGCCACGAGTCCAACGCCCCTGGATCTGCGGGTGGCCAGGCCTCAGAGAAGCCAAGGGAGGGGCCAGGAAAGTCACGAAGGGCACTACCTttttcagagaagaagaaaaaaacagagacttTTAATAAGACCCAGAATCAGGAGAACACTTTCCCTTGTAAAAAATGCGGCAG GGTGTTTTTCAAGGTGAAGAGTCGCAGCGCCCACATGAAGAGCCACgcggagcaggagaagaaggcagctgccctgaggcagaaggagaaagaggccgCGGCCGCTGCAGCCACTGCGGCCGCCTCCCCGCACCAGCCGGCCCTGCGGGAGGAGAGCGGTGCGGGCGAGAGAGGCTGA
- the MIDEAS gene encoding mitotic deacetylase-associated SANT domain protein isoform X2, giving the protein MNLQAQPKAQNKRKRCLFGDQEPAPKEQPQPLQAPQQPPAPPQSRVKEEPYFAHEGSAGAAPHSQPVELPSSNSLALLNSVVYGSERTMLSQQVGSVKWPNSVMAPGRGPERGGGGGVSDSGWQQQPGQPPPNSTWNRHSLPLYSGPKGSSHPGMGVATYYNHPEPLKLEKVGGPQLDRYGNAVRPMVPPKVQLEVGRSQAPLNSFHMAKKPPNQTLPLESFRQAFGHQVNRQVFRQGPPPPNPVTAFPPQKQQQQQQQQQAALPQIQLLENFYSMQQPPPSQQPQDFGLQPAGPLGQSHLAHHSMAPYHFPPNPDMNPELRKALLQESAPQPVLPQAQIAFPRRSRRLSKEGVLPSTALDGAGTQPGQEPASNLFLHHWVPQQPPPGPLGQPHPEALGFTLELRESQFLSDGERLAPNGRERETPAMGGEEGMRAVGTGDCGQVLRGGVIQSTRRRRRASQEANLLTLAQKAVELASLQNTKDASGSEEKRKSVLASTTKCGVEFSEPALAKRAREDSGMVPLIIPVSVPVRAVDPTEAAQAGGVDEDGKGPEQHPAEHKPSVIVTRRRSTRIPGTDAPAQPEDMNVKLEGEPSVRKPKQRPRPEPLIIPTKAGTFIAPPVYSNITPYQSHLRSPVRLADHPSERSFELPPYTPPPILSPVREGSGLYFNAIMSTSSIPAPPPITPKSAHRTLLRSNSAEVTPPVLSVMGEATPVSIEPRINVGSRFQAEIPSMRDRALAAADPHKADLVWQPWEVLESSREKQRQVEDLLTAACSSIFPGAGTNQELALHCLHESRGDILETLNKLLLKKPLRPHNHPLATYHYTGSDQWKMAERKLFNKGIAIYKKDFFLVQKLIQTKTVAQCVEFYYTYKKQTSQKFPRVPPPRRESPNEERLEPKKEEKETRKEGEEEMPETQDKGEQEEGRERSRRAAAVKATQTLQANESANDILILRSHESNAPGSAGGQASEKPREGPGKSRRALPFSEKKKKTETFNKTQNQENTFPCKKCGRVFFKVKSRSAHMKSHAEQEKKAAALRQKEKEAAAAAATAAASPHQPALREESGAGERG; this is encoded by the exons ATGAACCTCCAGGCCCAGCCCAAGGCTCAGAACAAGCGGAAGCGTTGCCTCTTTGGGGACCAAGAACCAGCTCCCAAGGAGCAGCCTCAGCCCCTGCAAGCCCCCCAGCAGCCCCCGGCCCCTCCACAGTCCAGAGTGAAAGAGGAGCCTTACTTTGCCCACGAGGGTTCAGCAGGGGCTGCTCCCCACTCCCAGCCGGTGGAACTGCCCTCTTCCAACAGCCTGGCCCTACTCAACTCTGTGGTGTACGGGTCTGAGCGGACCATGCTGTCCCAGCAGGTGGGCTCGGTCAAGTGGCCCAACTCTGTGATGGCTCCAGGGCGGGGCCCGgagcggggagggggtgggggtgtcagCGACAGCGGctggcagcagcagccaggccAGCCTCCACCCAACTCGACGTGGAACCGCCACAGCCTGCCCCTCTACAGCGGACCCAAGGGGAGCTCTCATCCTGGCATGGGGGTCGCTACCTACTACAACCACCCGGAGCCTCTGAAGCTAGAGAAGGTGGGGGGGCCGCAACTGGACCGCTACGGAAACGCTGTGCGGCCCATGGTGCCGCCCAAGGTGCAGCTGGAGGTGGGGCGGTCCCAGGCGCCCCTTAACTCTTTCCACATGGCCAAGAAGCCCCCAAACCAGACGCTGCCTCTGGAGTCCTTCCGGCAGGCGTTCGGCCACCAGGTGAACCGGCAGGTCTTCCGGCAGGGCCCGCCGCCCCCTAACCCCGTCACGGCCTTCCCGccccagaagcagcagcagcagcagcagcagcagcaggcggcCCTGCCCCAGATACAGCTCTTGGAGAACTTTTACTCCATGCAGCAGCCACCACCCTCTCAGCAGCCCCAGGACTTTGGCCTGCAGCCGGCCGGGCCACTGGGGCAGTCCCACCTGGCCCACCACAGCATGGCACCCTACCATTTCCCCCCCAACCCTGACATGAACCCGGAACTGCGCAAGGCCCTCCTGCAGGAGTCAGCCCCGCAGCCTGTGCTACCTCAGGCCCAGATCGCCTTCCCCCGCCGTTCCCGCCGCCTCTCTAAGGAGGGCGTCTTGCCTTCCACCGCCCTGGATGGGGCCGGCACCCAGCCCGGGCAGGAGCCCGCCAGCAACCTGTTCCTACATCACTGGGTCCCGCAGCAGCCGCCACCCGGCCCACTGGGGCAGCCCCATCCTGAAGCTCTGGGGTTCACGCTGGAGCTGAGGGAGTCGCAGTTCCTGTCTGACGGGGAGAGACTGGCACCCAATGGTCGGGAGCGGGAGACTCCCGCCATGGGTGGTGAGGAGGGCATGCGGGCGGTGGGCACAGGGGACTGTGGGCAGGTGCTACGGGGTGGGGTGATCCAGAGCACCCGACGGCGGCGCCGGGCATCCCAGGAGGCCAATTTGCTGACCCTGGCCCAGAAGGCAGTGGAGCTGGCCTCGCTGCAGAACACAAAG GATGCCAGTGGCTctgaggagaagagaaaaagtgtGTTGGCTTCAACTACCAAGTGTGGGGTGGAGTTTTCTGAGCCTGCCTTAGCCAAGCGAGCACGAGAGGACAGCGGGATGGTACCCCTCATCATCCCAGTGTCTGTGCCTGTGCGGGCAGTGGACCCAACTGAGGCAGCTCAAGCTGGAGGTGTTGATGAGGATGGAAAGGGTCCCGAGCAGCACCCTGCTGAACACAAGCCGTCAGTCATTGTCACCCGCCGGCGGTCCACCCGTATCCCTGGGACTGATGCCCCAGCTCAG cctgaGGACATGAACGTTAAGTTGGAGGGGGAGCCTTCAGTGCGGAAACCAAAGCAGCGGCCGAGACCTGAGCCCCTGATCATCCCCACCAAGGCGGGCACTTTCATCGCCCCTCCCGTCTACTCCAACATCACTCCCTACCAGAGCCACCTGCGCTCCCCCGTCCGCCTCGCCGACCACCCGTCCGAGCGGAGCTTTGAGCTGCCCCCCTACACACCACCCCCCATCCTCAGCCCCGTGCGGGAAGGCTCCGGACTCTATTTCAATGCCATCATGTCGACCAGCAGcatcccagcccctcctcccatcACGCCAAAGAGTGCCCATCGCACCCTGCTCCGGTCTA ATAGCGCCGAAGTCACCCCGCCTGTGCTCTCTGTGATGGGGGAGGCCACCCCAGTGAGCATCGAGCC ACGGATCAATGTGGGCTCCCGGTTCCAAGCGGAAATCCCCTCGATGAGGGACCGTGCCCTGGCTGCTGCAGACCCCCACAAGGCTGACTTGGTGTGGCAGCCATGGGAGGTCCTGGAGAGCAGCCGGGAGAAGCAGAGGCAAG tggAAGACCTGCTGACAGCTGCCTGCTCCAGCATTTTCCCTGGAGCCGGCACCAACCAGGAGCTGGCCCTGCACTGTCTGCACGAGTCCAGGGGAGACATCCTG GAAACGCTGAATAAGCTGCTACTGAAGAAGCCCCTGCGTCCCCATAACCACCCGCTGGCAACTTATCACTACACAG GCTCCGACCAGTGGAAGATGGCTGAGAGGAAGCTATTCAACAAGGGCATTGCCATCTACAAGAAGGACTTCTTTCTGGTGCAGAAACTG ATCCAGACCAAGACCGTGGCCCAGTGCGTGGAGTTCTACTACACCTACAAGAAGCAG ACTTCCCAGAAGTTCCCAAGGGTGCCTCCTCCCAGAAGAGAGTCCCCAAATGAAGAGAGGCTAGAgcccaagaaggaagaaaaagagaccagaaaggagggggaggaggagatgccagagacccaggacaAGGGGGAGCAGGAAGAGGGGCGAGAGCGAAGCCGGCGGGCAGCGGCTGTCAAAGCCACACAGACACTACAGGCCAATGAGTCG GCCAATGACATCCTCATCCTCCGAAGCCACGAGTCCAACGCCCCTGGATCTGCGGGTGGCCAGGCCTCAGAGAAGCCAAGGGAGGGGCCAGGAAAGTCACGAAGGGCACTACCTttttcagagaagaagaaaaaaacagagacttTTAATAAGACCCAGAATCAGGAGAACACTTTCCCTTGTAAAAAATGCGGCAG GGTGTTTTTCAAGGTGAAGAGTCGCAGCGCCCACATGAAGAGCCACgcggagcaggagaagaaggcagctgccctgaggcagaaggagaaagaggccgCGGCCGCTGCAGCCACTGCGGCCGCCTCCCCGCACCAGCCGGCCCTGCGGGAGGAGAGCGGTGCGGGCGAGAGAGGCTGA
- the MIDEAS gene encoding mitotic deacetylase-associated SANT domain protein isoform X3, producing MNLQAQPKAQNKRKRCLFGDQEPAPKEQPQPLQAPQQPPAPPQSRVKEEPYFAHEGSAGAAPHSQPVELPSSNSLALLNSVVYGSERTMLSQQVGSVKWPNSVMAPGRGPERGGGGGVSDSGWQQQPGQPPPNSTWNRHSLPLYSGPKGSSHPGMGVATYYNHPEPLKLEKVGGPQLDRYGNAVRPMVPPKVQLEVGRSQAPLNSFHMAKKPPNQTLPLESFRQAFGHQVNRQVFRQGPPPPNPVTAFPPQKQQQQQQQQQAALPQIQLLENFYSMQQPPPSQQPQDFGLQPAGPLGQSHLAHHSMAPYHFPPNPDMNPELRKALLQESAPQPVLPQAQIAFPRRSRRLSKEGVLPSTALDGAGTQPGQEPASNLFLHHWVPQQPPPGPLGQPHPEALGFTLELRESQFLSDGERLAPNGRERETPAMGGEEGMRAVGTGDCGQVLRGGVIQSTRRRRRASQEANLLTLAQKAVELASLQNTKDASGSEEKRKSVLASTTKCGVEFSEPALAKRAREDSGMVPLIIPVSVPVRAVDPTEAAQAGGVDEDGKGPEQHPAEHKPSVIVTRRRSTRIPGTDAPAQPEDMNVKLEGEPSVRKPKQRPRPEPLIIPTKAGTFIAPPVYSNITPYQSHLRSPVRLADHPSERSFELPPYTPPPILSPVREGSGLYFNAIMSTSSIPAPPPITPKSAHRTLLRSNSAEVTPPVLSVMGEATPVSIEPRINVGSRFQAEIPSMRDRALAAADPHKADLVWQPWEVLESSREKQRQVEDLLTAACSSIFPGAGTNQELALHCLHESRGDILETLNKLLLKKPLRPHNHPLATYHYTGSDQWKMAERKLFNKGIAIYKKDFFLVQKLIQTKTVAQCVEFYYTYKKQVKIGRNGTLTFGDVDTSDEKSAQEEVEVDIKANDILILRSHESNAPGSAGGQASEKPREGPGKSRRALPFSEKKKKTETFNKTQNQENTFPCKKCGRVFFKVKSRSAHMKSHAEQEKKAAALRQKEKEAAAAAATAAASPHQPALREESGAGERG from the exons ATGAACCTCCAGGCCCAGCCCAAGGCTCAGAACAAGCGGAAGCGTTGCCTCTTTGGGGACCAAGAACCAGCTCCCAAGGAGCAGCCTCAGCCCCTGCAAGCCCCCCAGCAGCCCCCGGCCCCTCCACAGTCCAGAGTGAAAGAGGAGCCTTACTTTGCCCACGAGGGTTCAGCAGGGGCTGCTCCCCACTCCCAGCCGGTGGAACTGCCCTCTTCCAACAGCCTGGCCCTACTCAACTCTGTGGTGTACGGGTCTGAGCGGACCATGCTGTCCCAGCAGGTGGGCTCGGTCAAGTGGCCCAACTCTGTGATGGCTCCAGGGCGGGGCCCGgagcggggagggggtgggggtgtcagCGACAGCGGctggcagcagcagccaggccAGCCTCCACCCAACTCGACGTGGAACCGCCACAGCCTGCCCCTCTACAGCGGACCCAAGGGGAGCTCTCATCCTGGCATGGGGGTCGCTACCTACTACAACCACCCGGAGCCTCTGAAGCTAGAGAAGGTGGGGGGGCCGCAACTGGACCGCTACGGAAACGCTGTGCGGCCCATGGTGCCGCCCAAGGTGCAGCTGGAGGTGGGGCGGTCCCAGGCGCCCCTTAACTCTTTCCACATGGCCAAGAAGCCCCCAAACCAGACGCTGCCTCTGGAGTCCTTCCGGCAGGCGTTCGGCCACCAGGTGAACCGGCAGGTCTTCCGGCAGGGCCCGCCGCCCCCTAACCCCGTCACGGCCTTCCCGccccagaagcagcagcagcagcagcagcagcagcaggcggcCCTGCCCCAGATACAGCTCTTGGAGAACTTTTACTCCATGCAGCAGCCACCACCCTCTCAGCAGCCCCAGGACTTTGGCCTGCAGCCGGCCGGGCCACTGGGGCAGTCCCACCTGGCCCACCACAGCATGGCACCCTACCATTTCCCCCCCAACCCTGACATGAACCCGGAACTGCGCAAGGCCCTCCTGCAGGAGTCAGCCCCGCAGCCTGTGCTACCTCAGGCCCAGATCGCCTTCCCCCGCCGTTCCCGCCGCCTCTCTAAGGAGGGCGTCTTGCCTTCCACCGCCCTGGATGGGGCCGGCACCCAGCCCGGGCAGGAGCCCGCCAGCAACCTGTTCCTACATCACTGGGTCCCGCAGCAGCCGCCACCCGGCCCACTGGGGCAGCCCCATCCTGAAGCTCTGGGGTTCACGCTGGAGCTGAGGGAGTCGCAGTTCCTGTCTGACGGGGAGAGACTGGCACCCAATGGTCGGGAGCGGGAGACTCCCGCCATGGGTGGTGAGGAGGGCATGCGGGCGGTGGGCACAGGGGACTGTGGGCAGGTGCTACGGGGTGGGGTGATCCAGAGCACCCGACGGCGGCGCCGGGCATCCCAGGAGGCCAATTTGCTGACCCTGGCCCAGAAGGCAGTGGAGCTGGCCTCGCTGCAGAACACAAAG GATGCCAGTGGCTctgaggagaagagaaaaagtgtGTTGGCTTCAACTACCAAGTGTGGGGTGGAGTTTTCTGAGCCTGCCTTAGCCAAGCGAGCACGAGAGGACAGCGGGATGGTACCCCTCATCATCCCAGTGTCTGTGCCTGTGCGGGCAGTGGACCCAACTGAGGCAGCTCAAGCTGGAGGTGTTGATGAGGATGGAAAGGGTCCCGAGCAGCACCCTGCTGAACACAAGCCGTCAGTCATTGTCACCCGCCGGCGGTCCACCCGTATCCCTGGGACTGATGCCCCAGCTCAG cctgaGGACATGAACGTTAAGTTGGAGGGGGAGCCTTCAGTGCGGAAACCAAAGCAGCGGCCGAGACCTGAGCCCCTGATCATCCCCACCAAGGCGGGCACTTTCATCGCCCCTCCCGTCTACTCCAACATCACTCCCTACCAGAGCCACCTGCGCTCCCCCGTCCGCCTCGCCGACCACCCGTCCGAGCGGAGCTTTGAGCTGCCCCCCTACACACCACCCCCCATCCTCAGCCCCGTGCGGGAAGGCTCCGGACTCTATTTCAATGCCATCATGTCGACCAGCAGcatcccagcccctcctcccatcACGCCAAAGAGTGCCCATCGCACCCTGCTCCGGTCTA ATAGCGCCGAAGTCACCCCGCCTGTGCTCTCTGTGATGGGGGAGGCCACCCCAGTGAGCATCGAGCC ACGGATCAATGTGGGCTCCCGGTTCCAAGCGGAAATCCCCTCGATGAGGGACCGTGCCCTGGCTGCTGCAGACCCCCACAAGGCTGACTTGGTGTGGCAGCCATGGGAGGTCCTGGAGAGCAGCCGGGAGAAGCAGAGGCAAG tggAAGACCTGCTGACAGCTGCCTGCTCCAGCATTTTCCCTGGAGCCGGCACCAACCAGGAGCTGGCCCTGCACTGTCTGCACGAGTCCAGGGGAGACATCCTG GAAACGCTGAATAAGCTGCTACTGAAGAAGCCCCTGCGTCCCCATAACCACCCGCTGGCAACTTATCACTACACAG GCTCCGACCAGTGGAAGATGGCTGAGAGGAAGCTATTCAACAAGGGCATTGCCATCTACAAGAAGGACTTCTTTCTGGTGCAGAAACTG ATCCAGACCAAGACCGTGGCCCAGTGCGTGGAGTTCTACTACACCTACAAGAAGCAGGTGAAGATCGGCCGCAATGGGACGCTAACCTTTGGGGATGTGGATACGAGTGATGAAAAGTCGGCCCAGGAAGAGGTTGAAGTGGATATTAAG GCCAATGACATCCTCATCCTCCGAAGCCACGAGTCCAACGCCCCTGGATCTGCGGGTGGCCAGGCCTCAGAGAAGCCAAGGGAGGGGCCAGGAAAGTCACGAAGGGCACTACCTttttcagagaagaagaaaaaaacagagacttTTAATAAGACCCAGAATCAGGAGAACACTTTCCCTTGTAAAAAATGCGGCAG GGTGTTTTTCAAGGTGAAGAGTCGCAGCGCCCACATGAAGAGCCACgcggagcaggagaagaaggcagctgccctgaggcagaaggagaaagaggccgCGGCCGCTGCAGCCACTGCGGCCGCCTCCCCGCACCAGCCGGCCCTGCGGGAGGAGAGCGGTGCGGGCGAGAGAGGCTGA